The Piliocolobus tephrosceles isolate RC106 unplaced genomic scaffold, ASM277652v3 unscaffolded_36004, whole genome shotgun sequence nucleotide sequence ctctcctcttcctggaGCTCCAGCCCTGTTGCCCCAGCTTGTGAAAGGGAGAGGGGCTCCTGCCTCCCATCTCCACAGCTGGAAAAATGGAGGCACCGAGTACCAAATCAGGAGAAAATTCCTGCCTCCCAGCTCTGGTCTGGGAGTGGTCCTTCTGCTCCATGGAAAACGGCCACCGCTAAGAACAGAAACCACAGCAGCTTTGTCAGGAGGGTTCCCACTCCCACTTCTGGACTTTCTTAGTCTTCTCAGGGGGTTGAGTTCGTCCAGACTCTGAGCCCAGTGCAATGTAGGTCTTCCCCAGTCCACTCTCTGAAGTCCAGAGGCCAAGTCCCACAGGAAAGAACCATTTCCCGTCTGCCCCCTCCCGACCCCAGGTCACCTCTTGACTTTGGATTAAACCTCTGTCCTCACAGCCCCCTGAGCCCCACCTCAGTCCACAGAAATCTCTTCAACCAGGTTCAGATAACCCTGGAGAGCCTTTTCCCGTCTTCTTCCCCATGGGTGGCCCAGCAATCTCTGCctgttgccaggatggtctgtGCAGACAGAGGGGTCTGAGGACACCACCAGCCCCAGAAAGGCCTGGGCCCTGGGAGGGCCGGGAAAGGCTTCCTGACCAGCACCACCTCCCCCGGCCCCAGGAGAACGACCAGAAACGGATCCGCGCCATGAAGAAAGCCAACAAGGAACGAGAACTCAAGCGCCAGCACATGCAGGAGCTGACCAAGGGCAAGCAGGAGATGGTGGCGCTGCGGCTGGAGCACCAGCGGCTGAGCGCCAAGCTGCAGGGCTACTCCATCTTCAACAAGTACCTAGAGAAGGTGGTGGAGAACTCTGAGGTGAGTCCAAGGAGCCTGGGGGGCCGGCCCTGGCACCTTCCTCAGCCCCACCTCCTCTTCCCCGGGCCCTGGGGCCCTGGGGTGGAGTTCAGGCTCAGCTGGCTGGGGACTGTGGATCCTCTGGGCCCCATGGGCTCTGCAGGATGGGCACCCTGCTCTGAGGAGATGCAGCCAGCCCTAGGGGGCAGTGGGGAGCAGCTAAAAGAAGCCCCTGGTGAGGCTGGAAGATTTTCTCAAGGGATGGGGCCTAGAGCTGTGCCTTTGTGTGTCTGCGTGAGTCACAACTGTGTATCTATCTTGTGTGAGTTACATGTTTATGTCTACATGTGTGTCCATGGCTGTGTCTGTCTACAGGGGGATGTGTGTGTTTATCAACACGTGGCCTCCCTGTATCCCTGCGTCCCCTCCTTTCAGTGTCTTCTGTTTACTGGAGAGTAAAttagggagaggaagggagaggagttGGAAAAACACCCAACCCCCTGCAGAACTGGGGTGCCTCATTTGTGCTGGGCCCGGGGTTGGTGCTTCACACAGGTAGCTTCATTCAGTTTGCTGGTCAGCCCCAGGGAGAACCCAAGCTGACCATCccttacagagaaggaaatgcaGGCTCCGAGAGGTTAAGTCACCTGCTCAGAGTCTCACAGCTCGTTAGTGAGGAGAGCCTTTGCTTTCAGCCACTCCTCAGTGGGCCCCACAGTGCCATTGACAAGGGCTCTCTCTGCAGTCCCTGTGGCCGTAGCCCAGGGAACTTCTTAGTTCCTCTGTGCCTCTTGTGGCATCTGACACTGCGATGTCCCTCCCAGAAACCCCCCTCTGCCCTCAACTCGGTGGCACCTCCCTCTCTGCCCTACCTCTGCCCcctccttctcaggttcctcgGGTGGGGGCGCTTCTTCCCAggtccttcttttattttatcgtatttttttttgagacagagtctcgctctgtcgcccaggctggagtgcagtggtgcgatctcagctcactgcaagctccgcctcctgggttcacgccattctcctgcctcagcctcccaagcagctgggactacaggcgcccgccaccacatccggctaattttttgtatttttagtagagacgggatttcaccatgttcgccaggatggtctccatctcctgacctcctgagccgcctgcctcggcctcccaaagttctgggattacaggcgtgagccactgggcccagcctcttCCCAGGTCCTTATGTGGTGGGTGCAGGTTCTCTGTCTCAGATCCTCCcctctcccacttttttttttgtttttttttttttttttgagacagagtttggctcttgttgcccaggcNNNNNNNNNNNNNNNNNNNNNNNNNNNNNNNNNNNNNNNNNNNNNNNNNNNNNNNNNNNNNNNNNNNNNNNNNNNNNNNNNNNNNNNNNNNNNNNNNNNNttttttttttgttttttttttttttttgagacagagtttggctcttgttgcccaggctggagtgcagtggcttgatctcagctcactgcaacttccactttcCCAttttcaagtgattgtcctgcctcagcctcctgagtaactgggattataggcacccgccaccatgcccaactaatttttgtatttttagtagagacggggtttcaccatgttggccaggctagtctcaaactcctgacctcgtgatccgcctgccttggcctcccaaaatgctgggattacaggcgtgagcaatcCTACACTTTTCTTCTGAGTAATGTCCAGGGCCTCCCATGGATGCCACTCATGTCACATTATCTCCTCCCCCATGTGACCAACAGCCAAGAGAACCCCTCACTAGGGCAGATGGAAGCACTCGCTCCAGGGGTTTGGATCCCTGTCCTCCGAGGAGAGGGGCGACAAGATGCACAACTGTTCACAGTTCCCACAACTTCCATATCACACCACTAACCTAATTTACTCATGCGTGAGTCCCACCTCTGCATTATTTCCTCTACTCAAAGGTGCTATGTACTGTAACGTCAGTGGTTCATTTCATGGTTGGAGTTTGTTTGTGGGGGGGGCAGGCAGGAAGTAAGGAGGGACTACCAGATTAAAACTGCAGATAAATTacaaaatgtggccaggcactctggttcacgcctgtaatcccagcactttgggaggccaagacaggtggatcacctgaggtcaggagttcaacaccagcgtggccaacatggtgaaaccccgtctctactaaaaatacaaaaattagccggggcgtggtggcaggtgcctgtaatcctggctactcaggaggctgaggcaggagaatcacttgaacccaggaggcggaggttgcagtgagccgaggtcacgccatcgcactccagcctgggggccaagagggaaactccgtctcaaaaacaaacaaaccaaaaaaattgtaAGATGTGTCTTGAATTCAGAGTTGGTAAAATATGTATCTTAGAATGGAGAAAATTGGCCTGTGTCTCCCTCCTAAGCTCGAGACCCCCACGTTTAACTCATCCCATGCACACTCATCTCATCTGCTTCCTGCTACCCCCAGGACAGCCCTGCCACTGGCACATCCTGTGCTGGTGAAAGGCAAGACCACCCACTCACAGCCCCACCAGAACTCAGGCCTCCTTGGCTCCTCCCTCCTGCTCAGTGCCACAGCTATCAATCAGCAGATCTGGTCTGTTCTCCCTTGGACGTATTTCTGGAATCCAGCCCCTGCCCCTTCCTCATCCAGTCCACCAGTGGTACCTTGTCTGCAGTTCAACTCTGCATCATTCCTGGCCAGCCTGTTTGGCATTCCCCCTAcccccctctctttctcttttttcttctttgtttattttgttcaaaatACTTTAAGCATACTGGAGAGTATAGAGACACACATAACAGCAACCAAGTACTCATCACAGCTTTGCTAAATCTTCGTATTTTTCCCATCTGCCCCCAGTTCTTTTGTCTTAAATCAAACACTACCGATAATTGAAATCCAATAAATGAAATCCTTTGTGTCCTTCCAAATCTTATGCTTCTTCATCTCTCCTCAGACATCAGGAGTGTCCCGCTTTTAAAAATTTTCGTCATgcttgtgtttattattttgtaatatttggtaacatttaatgttttgtaactttttatttgaGTATTCTGTTGTCAAAAATTGTCaaatagccaggcgcggtggctcatgcctgtaatcccagcactttgggaggccaaggtgggcggatcacgaggtcaggagtttgagaccagcctggtcaacacagtgaaaccctgtctctactaaaaatacaaaaattagctgggcatggtggcaggtgcctgtaatcccagctactctggaggctgaggcaggagagtcgcttgaacccgggaggcggaggttgcagtgagccaagatcgtgccattgcactccagcct carries:
- the LOC111534783 gene encoding coiled-coil domain-containing protein 42-like → QYGERLLQMLQVPNVQGQSESPSIWLLEEKALKIMHHNILQKKKMCQRRMEALNLLWEELSVKEAQLKAHIQFIQENDQKRIRAMKKANKERELKRQHMQELTKGKQEMVALRLEHQRLSAKLQGYSIFNKYLEKVVENSEKPPSALNSVAPPSLPYLCPLLLRFLGTALPLAHPVLVKGKTTHSQPHQNSGLLGSSLLLSATAINQQI